Proteins encoded in a region of the Magallana gigas chromosome 8, xbMagGiga1.1, whole genome shotgun sequence genome:
- the LOC105335775 gene encoding uncharacterized protein, which translates to MAEDERRNEVWNELKANLNEIKKPKNVLLLGEYGTGKSSFINTVITALTGRYRYYADIGSGNLHCTTRLHKIFREEYWNPEKEEDRALNLPNFIDIIGLDVQLSNPFEVDTVNSQIMNLILNGKLSEDTDLLDLGMKLKEGKKIKEIPEDESLVIDIIVIVVSLEDDKIQHTLLDEIYKESNKRTRQFPVFAVLTKSDKCNDQKKLEKKKKDIAEEISIDVKKILICKNYHEGQNPDSRDVEILEFLTKLCDPCLKVVKLHKVEVEEEQATSTPIPPTYGCSLM; encoded by the exons AAGACGAAAGAAGGAACGAAGTTTGGAATGAACTGAAAGCTAATCTAAACGAAATTAAAAAACCGAAGAATGTGCTTTTACTAGGCGAATATGGTACTGGTAAATCATCGTTCATAAACACCGTCATCACAGCATTGACGGGGAGATACAGATATTATGCAGACATTGGCTCCGGTAATCTGCACTGCACTACTAGATTACACAA AATATTTCGCGAAGAGTATTGGAACCCTGAAAAAGAAGAGGATAGAGCACTAAATCTTCCAAATTTTATCGACATCATCGGACTAGATGTTCAGCTCTCAAATCCATTTGAAGTGGATACAGTGAACAGCCAGATTATGAATCTGATTCTCAACGGTAAACTATCAGAAGACACCGATCTTTTGGATTTGGGCATGAAATTGAAAGAAGGAAAGAAAATTAAGGAAATACCGGAAGACGAGTCGCTTGTCATAGACATAATTGTTATTGTCGTATCATTGGAAGATGATAAAATTCAACACACCCTGCTTGATGAGATTTACAAAGAATCCAACAAAAGAACAAGac aattcccAGTTTTTGCGGTGTTGACAAAAAGTGATAAATGCAATGATCAGAAAAAATTggaaaagaagaagaaagatATAGCTGAGGAAATCAGCAtcgatgttaaaaaaattctgatatGCAAAAATTACCATGAAGGTCAAAACCCAGATTCAAGAGATGTtgaaatattagaatttttGACAAAG CTTTGTGATCCTTGTTTGAAAGTTGTAAAACTACATAAAGTAGAAGTTGAAGAGGAACAAGCAACTTCGACTCCCATTCCACCTACATATGGCTGTTCTCTAATGTAG